One Rubripirellula reticaptiva genomic region harbors:
- a CDS encoding glycine zipper domain-containing protein — protein MFKRIVLAALLVSVTVSQACAQSHSNRRRGAILGGLAGAAIGVAIGDKGNNETAGALIGGAVGAVAGGAIGDARDQRIDHDQRYHSGYPGFSAQTHPQHVYPSQMPAYGAVPYSAHRQDYYAPQVFEPQYSSPPYSSPQYATPPFAEPITSSGISPQAITTDDVVAMVRSGLSESMIVRQIQLRGVTRSLAVSEIISLHQQGVGEPIINAMQGVFTHLSPSDLPAPIEGPFQDGRSYRYPSDVNDLYGPSLMAPGN, from the coding sequence ATGTTCAAGCGAATTGTTCTCGCAGCTCTGCTGGTTTCCGTCACCGTTTCACAAGCCTGTGCGCAAAGCCATTCGAACCGTCGACGCGGGGCGATCTTGGGCGGACTTGCCGGTGCTGCGATTGGCGTCGCGATCGGTGACAAAGGAAATAACGAAACCGCAGGTGCCTTGATTGGCGGAGCCGTCGGTGCGGTCGCTGGCGGAGCGATCGGTGATGCTCGGGATCAGCGCATCGACCACGACCAACGTTATCACAGCGGCTATCCTGGATTCTCGGCCCAGACTCATCCCCAACACGTCTATCCGTCGCAAATGCCAGCGTATGGAGCTGTGCCGTATTCGGCCCACCGCCAAGACTATTATGCGCCGCAAGTTTTCGAGCCACAGTATTCGTCACCACCATACTCGTCGCCCCAGTACGCAACTCCTCCATTTGCCGAGCCGATCACATCGTCTGGCATATCGCCGCAAGCCATCACGACCGATGACGTTGTCGCGATGGTTCGCAGCGGGCTGAGCGAGTCGATGATCGTGCGTCAGATCCAACTTCGCGGCGTGACTCGATCTTTGGCCGTTTCGGAAATCATCTCGCTCCATCAACAAGGTGTGGGCGAACCGATCATCAATGCAATGCAGGGCGTCTTCACACACCTGTCGCCATCGGACCTACCGGCGCCGATCGAAGGCCCCTTCCAAGACGGCCGCTCGTACCGTTACCCCAGCGACGTCAACGACCTCTACGGTCCCAGCCTGATGGCACCGGGCAACTAG
- a CDS encoding secondary thiamine-phosphate synthase enzyme YjbQ produces the protein MWIQRSIALPAARRGFHLITRSITDAVPEIAQMQIGLMHVFIQHTSASLTINENADPDVRIDFETAMNHAVPETLDYVHTLEGPDDMPAHVKASMMGTSVTVPITNGRLALGTWQGIYLCEHRNRGGSRRVVITLNGETA, from the coding sequence ATGTGGATTCAACGCTCTATCGCCTTGCCGGCTGCCCGACGTGGCTTTCATTTGATCACTCGATCGATCACTGACGCCGTTCCAGAAATCGCCCAGATGCAGATTGGACTGATGCATGTGTTCATCCAACACACTAGCGCATCGCTGACGATCAACGAGAATGCGGACCCTGATGTTCGCATCGATTTCGAAACCGCAATGAATCATGCCGTGCCGGAAACGCTTGACTATGTCCACACTCTGGAAGGCCCCGACGACATGCCGGCGCACGTGAAGGCGTCGATGATGGGCACCAGTGTGACCGTCCCGATCACCAACGGTCGGCTAGCGCTGGGAACTTGGCAGGGCATCTATTTGTGCGAGCACCGAAACCGTGGTGGCAGCCGCCGGGTCGTGATCACCCTCAACGGCGAAACGGCTTAG
- a CDS encoding cytochrome c3 family protein gives MRREDFNLPAPPQNDRPGDRWMCGRTGNPCGRGPTTTGLMGRGRCTMAEPCKPVRTWHGRRKQAVFLGSVALVALLAAVCWSSTRASVVKPGDLSTPHAQILAGTMDSGRCAACHQQAGTSVGDWFTSLTGAAVSKAHDGISQSDRCLNCHHVTIDRATAGFAHNLPPSIRTELRLASVGSRDHSWQDWLPGAAVNQEDVKCSACHREHRGADGKLTAMTNDQCQTCHSDRFGDFASSHPKWNDWPYRRGGVIAFDHASHATKHFPKTIHEGEPLPFQCFDCHARGGDGELTRSTSYEKACQTCHDAALRIETSTGVELVALPSVTTIAAESMGPWPAAAIGFFDGKVTAIAELLMRSDPDLNMAIRKLPQRDFSRLDDQRSDDVDAAREVASGLRTLIEDISHGGQSVMIDRIGKSGIGADSVAAMIQSLPPQLIEEASRRWFTAADESDVLAMQSMQTDKTKLAKFRMQAGEDELLADDDLLGGSDLLDDSDLLDDSDLLGDSDLLGGELLGGGDLLADDSLAEDPLSSPVPQKPSAVSARFDADSMLPAGGWYRDDLTFSVRYRGNGHADPVIRATIEMAAQLMPGDPARDRILESKAVAACIDCHPGALTTASRNLPPTPSGWVSDPLIRNPTLHRSGGFTKFTHGPHLNIAGLSDCQHCHQINRDGIVSPPRVDVTTISASDLAPVPHEFMPMGIETCAGCHHRDAAGDACIKCHRYHIDLP, from the coding sequence ATGCGACGTGAAGACTTCAACTTGCCCGCTCCGCCCCAAAACGATCGCCCTGGCGATCGATGGATGTGTGGACGCACAGGCAACCCCTGCGGGCGTGGTCCAACGACAACCGGATTGATGGGACGCGGTCGGTGCACGATGGCGGAACCTTGCAAACCAGTTCGGACTTGGCATGGTCGGCGCAAACAGGCTGTGTTTTTGGGTTCGGTCGCACTCGTTGCTCTGTTGGCGGCAGTTTGCTGGTCGTCCACCCGAGCCAGCGTGGTTAAGCCCGGTGATCTGTCGACGCCTCACGCCCAAATTTTGGCTGGCACGATGGACTCGGGGCGTTGTGCCGCCTGTCACCAGCAAGCGGGAACGTCCGTGGGGGACTGGTTCACGTCGCTGACCGGAGCCGCGGTATCGAAGGCGCACGACGGGATCTCGCAGTCGGATCGATGCTTGAATTGTCATCACGTCACCATCGATCGAGCCACCGCCGGATTCGCTCACAATTTGCCACCGAGCATTCGCACCGAACTGCGTTTGGCATCGGTGGGATCGCGAGATCATTCGTGGCAAGATTGGTTGCCCGGCGCCGCCGTCAATCAAGAAGACGTCAAGTGCAGCGCCTGCCACCGAGAACACCGCGGCGCCGACGGCAAGCTGACGGCGATGACAAACGACCAGTGCCAGACGTGTCACAGCGATCGATTCGGTGACTTTGCAAGCTCTCACCCCAAGTGGAATGATTGGCCGTACCGTCGTGGTGGAGTGATCGCGTTTGACCACGCGTCACACGCAACTAAGCACTTTCCCAAAACGATTCACGAAGGCGAGCCGTTGCCGTTTCAGTGTTTCGATTGTCACGCTCGCGGCGGGGACGGCGAATTGACTCGTTCGACCAGTTACGAAAAAGCCTGTCAAACTTGCCATGATGCTGCTCTTCGAATCGAGACTTCCACCGGTGTCGAACTAGTTGCGTTGCCAAGCGTGACCACGATTGCGGCCGAGTCGATGGGGCCTTGGCCTGCAGCAGCGATCGGGTTCTTTGATGGAAAAGTGACGGCGATCGCTGAGCTGTTGATGCGATCGGATCCCGACTTGAACATGGCGATTCGTAAACTGCCTCAGCGAGACTTCTCGCGACTCGACGATCAACGCAGCGATGACGTCGATGCTGCTCGCGAGGTCGCCAGCGGACTGCGGACTTTGATCGAAGACATCAGCCACGGTGGTCAGTCGGTGATGATTGATCGCATTGGCAAAAGTGGTATCGGAGCGGATTCCGTTGCAGCGATGATCCAGTCGTTGCCGCCCCAGTTGATCGAAGAAGCGAGCCGGAGATGGTTTACAGCCGCCGACGAATCAGATGTCCTGGCAATGCAGTCGATGCAAACCGACAAGACCAAGCTGGCCAAGTTTCGCATGCAAGCCGGTGAAGATGAACTGCTGGCCGATGATGATTTACTCGGGGGCAGTGACTTACTGGACGACAGTGACTTACTGGATGACAGCGACTTGCTCGGTGACAGCGACTTGCTCGGTGGTGAGCTGTTGGGTGGTGGCGATCTGCTGGCGGACGACTCGCTTGCCGAAGATCCACTCAGCTCGCCGGTGCCGCAAAAACCGTCGGCCGTTTCCGCTCGATTTGATGCCGATTCAATGTTGCCGGCTGGCGGATGGTATCGCGATGACTTGACGTTCTCCGTTCGCTATCGCGGCAATGGGCATGCCGATCCGGTGATCCGTGCAACCATTGAAATGGCTGCTCAATTGATGCCTGGCGATCCGGCTCGTGATCGGATACTCGAAAGCAAGGCGGTTGCAGCGTGCATTGACTGTCACCCGGGGGCTCTGACGACAGCCTCGCGAAACTTGCCTCCGACGCCTAGCGGGTGGGTCAGCGATCCGCTTATCCGGAACCCGACGCTTCATCGCAGCGGCGGATTCACCAAGTTCACTCACGGACCACACCTGAACATTGCCGGATTATCAGATTGCCAGCACTGTCATCAAATCAATCGCGATGGCATCGTGTCGCCGCCGAGAGTCGACGTAACAACAATCTCTGCGTCCGATCTAGCGCCCGTGCCACACGAATTCATGCCGATGGGCATCGAGACCTGTGCCGGATGCCATCACCGGGATGCCGCTGGCGATGCCTGCATCAAATGCCACCGGTACCACATCGATCTGCCGTAG